The region CGTTTATGTTAGCAACGATCAATCGCAATTACGCATTTCGCTGTAATAAATTGTGCGACAAAGCAAGCTATAATTTGCGATAATAATCAACGATTGCGGACTTTAgcgcgcaaaaaaaaagacacaCGTGTATCTTTACGTTCAAATAACcgtttttaaaaatgcaaacgCAGATAGTCGGCGTAGTcgataatttctttacaaaaaagttctttgaaaaaaagatGCTGTGTCTCTAATAGATCTGagaattgaatattttcaagCCATAAGATAAATTGCGCAAATAATATACAGCATTTGTCATCAAATGGTAGGATATTTacgcgaaagaaaagaaaaagaaatattacagataaaaagattaaaacgtCGACTGCGCATCGAACATAAAGAGACATAAtaagaagatatatttattatattcttatgcaaataaagttttaatgttattattaaaatatgtatatattgtatatgttcatACACTCCATCTTCTTCgcataaattcaaaaagttcACAACGGATAATTTATCACTGACGCGGAGCGTTGATTTAAAACTGTGGATACTGTGGGAACAGATGATACTTCTCCCGATTTAAATCGTAGCATGCAATACAGACATGTACGAAGCAGAAGCTTTCATGACCTAAGAAAAATTCGGTGATAGAAAAGAAACTTGTGGAAAATTAAGAGATTCGTCTACACAGTAGAACATTAAGAGATTCGTTTACACGTCTTACGCTCATAAATCCTTCCAAAGTGAGATCAAAGATTTTCCCCGCAGTAATTGTCAGTCGCTTCTGCGATCTcatcattataaataacataattcgACTGTTGGACGGTACCATGTTGTACCAAAGTGACTCATATATTGCGTCGCTAATCGATTTACTCTGAAAAGCGTGACCCGATTTCAGAACACGTAAATGAGACAATCATTTAAATATCGTTTGTTATACAATATTACAtctatcaataattatatctatcaTTAACAAGTAATTTCTCCGGTAATCGCAAAGAGATAATAGATCTCgttttagaatttattgttaataaattctattatgcTGTTTATTACTTGTTAAtgatagatataattattgatagaTATAAAACAGCGTAATAGaatttatcaacaataaattctaaaacGAGATCTATTATCAGAAACATCTAgctataataacaaaataattattatagctatatatttctaataatagttctcgttttaattaattatttattatttgcggCTTTAGAAATAGGAAGAAATACATAATCACAAATATTCTGCGCGCACAAAACATTCCTTTAATCACCTTGAAGCTTAAGAACTCCCCTGCGTAGCAGAATACGAAGACTTCCAATGTTTTTGCAATGTAAAGGAATATCGACTTTATTAAAACCATTGCACCTTTGTTGGTACTGAGAGCCTGCGAAAGAAAGCAAATTGTCGGTCGGAGGATCAAAAATCGGAACAATCGATTTCgcttacaattattatcataaagcCAGTGAAGCAGATGATTAAAGTATTCCACAGGAGTTGCATCAACGCAATGGACGAAAATAGACTTTCGATGTCGTCCGATAAAGTAATAATCTTTTGGTGTCTATGAATGAGATTATTGATGATGGATAAAGATGTACCAAGTTCGTCGTTGCTACTATGTACTTCCGTTACAGCTTGCCGCATGATATCGACCTGGCCACCTACGTGAattatctgtaaatataaaacagttgataataaattaaaagaacaaGTATGGCACGAGAAACGTAAGTTTGtcaattgtttaataaacgctatatatttttttaaattaaaaatttattccaacATCTTTTATTGCTCATAAATTGTCTCGTATCTCTTATTATTAGCTTTTGTTTTGAACGTTAATAagttttcttattgttaaaaaaccccattattatttacaattacagAGTGTTCTTGTATCTAAAATCGCAAAAAGGAATTTTATGGCTTATAATAAATCATTGTTACACTTACCAATGTAGCGAGCAACGCATTAATCATACCGACCACAGAAGCTAGCGACAATATGTAAAACATTTGCCCGGCAAGGATGCACTCGAAAAGCGGCGATTCCAGAGCCATAAGAGGAAGCTCCATTTTTACCGGGAATGCTCGGGGACCTCCAGAATTGCTCATCATGCGAGCCGCGTAAACACCGATGGATAAGAAAAAACCAGTTACAATGTGGATGCCGATGAGCACGACGGAACAACGACGCGATTGATTTGCGACTGTCATCATGGTGGAGTGATCGTTGATAACGCAATCATTCCAATCTCTATCCATTGCTGCCaagatattatagaatatccTGCAGAGAGTTCATCCTTTTATCGAAACATTGCACGCGTTAATCAGTTTTATcacgaaaaagaagaagccTCAAGTACCAAAAAAACGTATCATGTATAACtctatttagaaaatatttatagcaaatATTACCGTCATTAATGGTCATTATTTTTACGCTTAAATCGTATGCGGTTCAACAAATAgaacttatattaaaatatttcgttacataaatatcgtaataaaagatttatttctctctctctctctctctctctctctctctctctctctctctctctctctctctctcttctctctctagatttataacatttatatggtttgtaaaaatgtcatctttttcaaatattacaaCCAAGAACTTTACCTTCGGTTCCACCACAGAGAAAGCAGCTTAAGAAACGCGAGCGTGTTCGCTAGGGCGAGACCCAAACAATCGGATAAAAGCGGAAGATTGCTCAGGTCAAAATGCGCAACAACATAcgaatattgataatattgcgATACCAGTATCAGCGTCATGTATAAAGACCAATAGAGATTCGGGTAAGCCGAGTCCGGCCACATGCCGATAAAACGAAGACCGATTTCGACCGAGCGGCTAATGGTGGTTGCGCGTGTCATGGTCTTCTCAGAACTACCGGTATGGTAATAATAGATAGTCACGTCAACGCACAAAAAGCACACACAGGACGTTGTACTCTTCGCGTGTGacgaaaaaagtataatactGAATAACCACAGCGAAGACGATAAAGCACAAGCAGTAACGATCAATTGTAATTGCGCTTCATCGCATTAATTCTTGGAAGCTCGCGGGTATATTATATGAAAGCGACGACGATGCCCGTTCCCCTTCTGAGGCAGTGACCAATTTAGTAGTTGCATGATGGCACATAATTGTTCtcaaaatgaatatttaactCGACTAAATGTCAGTTTCAGCTATATCcgatggaaaaaaattatgaagacATTAACGTTGCGGTGAATGCGGGACATATGTAAgcgaaaagagaaaagtgAAGAATATATTCCACtcttaaaaatatagtaaaatgtCTGTTGTCTGAGAAGCGACTGATGTTGCGATTACTTTTTGTTACGTTTACGTTTTGTCCCTTACTTATAGACTCGCTCACGTTTCGTTTCGCTTTGCTAAGTTTCCTCCTACAACCAATGCTCTCAGAGCAAGTACAAAAGCTAAacaagaaagataaaattctcAGCATGCGATATAGAAATGTAAGTAATTGTCAAcgacataaattatatttaattgtaaatattataatataaaaaagtcttttaatataaaaaaaagaaatagatcaGAGATTgggtaattaaaataagatcttatttttaagcaaaaactttctaaacatatattcaatgaaatcttatattattagtcAAATACATGTttgcatgcgcgcgcgcgtgttctcttcttcaaatatataataatgtatcataatattttaggTGAAAAGTCCACTTGATATGGAGTACCATTaacaaagttataatatagttattgaataaattataaatcatactataatataaaactcgagtgtttgtctgtctgtctgcCCGCGAACTCATTCGTTAATagaccgaatttcaaagcaTTGTACatgaagtaagggtagaatttcccggggaggaCCATGATGtggttaattatttgttaccgatctttttgaaaaccggttccgaaatttttccaatttttcgggaaataattgacccaatcttaaagaattatatatgaaataggggtagaaagaactaaagaatgtaatagaattagaaaaattttgtttgaaaaaaatgtacgtgattgctccaatttcagcaaattttgagatatcaagctgatCTTTTTCTTATGGATAATTTcttgttaccaattttttggaaaccggtttcaaaatttttcaaattttttcgagaaataataagtattaatggACCGATTTTGTTGAAACCAAtgcccaaatttttttaatttttggaggataagtttaattttttattaatggataatttttcagagGGAGATAgagcgcgcgaagcgcgggaaaaaaaataaataaattgatattagaACAGAAAGGCAGCAAATGTAAAACTAAACTCGGtagatttttaaacaaaatagaaaaaaagaggaacagaaagaaaataaaataaaagaaagtcaATAATGGCGGGTCAGCGGAGAATGAAAACGCGCGAGGCGCgagcaaaaatgaaatttaaagatttcaataTAGGggattacatttttgaaatatttgacaatatgctaatctgcatttataatattatctatttattattatttattaaaaaagaattcaaagatgtaggttagagtttgaagagaaagaatatcaaagatgctcctaattaatggaTGAGTTGGGGAAGAGGGGAATGCtgtgttatttaatattataaaataaagatacttttattttagcgccaactaaaaatttgtaaatttattcacctgtgtgtgcgtgcgtgcgtgcgtgcatggtgtgttttatataatattatataggtattatataaaatatattatataatttcagagGTTTTCTTATCAATTTAATCTACACAATTAAATGGTtaagtttgttttatttcaatttgctgaatttaatttgcgataaattattaactttatttatataaaatatttattttatttcgtcatTTATTTGGTTTTGTTTTTGTTCTGTATATAGAAGTTATGATTATTTTGCTTGTTAGAACGtgtatttccatttcttaacTTACGAAAGAtcattatcaaaaattgcatataattatcgtaagtataaacaaaataaaaatagtagtTATACGAGTAAAGGATGTGACGAACAGCGTGCATTAATTCTGTGGCTGATGATATTCTCCATAAGAGCTACCACACGTGTTGACAGCGTTCCctagattataattatttgtaatatttattactaatattagtaataaatattataattacttgtaatatttattactaatatttattattaatataagaatatttattacaaatattgtgAAATGTATCGTTTCGTCAATACAATATAGAAAgcagttaaaaatttaaataaggtcttgatatatatttttattacaacgcaatggattttttaataagtaatttaatttatttctgtattgtcgcataaaaatattgacacAAATGTTTCGTTAAATCATAATTTCCATTTTCAGTTTCGCGTTTTCCAACAAGTAGTACAAAACATGTTCAACcgtctaataaattttatcagtttttattttatgagtgCTTTTACATATAGAGTTAATCACGAAAGTTAATTACTCGTTGTGATAAGTCGATTTGAGTTTCGATACATTACGTTTAGTATTGGCTTAGTATGCTGACATGTATGACGCCAATACTTTCATGATCCgaaaaagaatgtttttaTACAAACAGCATTGAAAAGCAAGTGGACATTCTccagaatttaaatattattataatgtatataccaCGGTActgttttcaataatattgtacctaattgcaatatttatgaTTGTTTGAGCTTAGGCCAGTAAATTTCTACgtatataatagtattaatataagtatataaatagtatCAATCATCCGCCACGCTTAAAAACAATAAGAATCTCACGTTGTAAATCCTTCTGTAAAATGAAATCAATGATTTTTCCAGCTGTGATCATCAATCATATTTGAGCTCTGATGATTATCAATAAGATTCAGCATTCGCTGGTGGACAATTCGTACCAAAGTGTATGCGGCATTGATAATGGACTTGCTCTGactgtgaaaaagaaaaaaggtttGTTTAAAACGTCGTACAGCAAAACAAGCTGAATTCGCATGCAAGGATTATGCAACCATGTAACAGCCTCAtcgcgtaaaattaaaaagtaagtaTACTTTTATAGACAATAGAAAAAGGTACTCACACCCAGAAGCGGTTAAAAGTAAAGGAATGCTAACCTTAATATTTAAGTACTCGCCAGCAAAACAGAAAACGAATGTAACAGCGATATACAAAATGAtggatatataaattataatccgGGTTTACCACGTACGTCCGTGCCTATATACAGACTGCGTAATGATTATGCAGAATGTTAGTTAGATTATGTTAATCAGGAGTAAGTCGTAATATCTCGTGCATGGTCGTGCTTTTAATTATTGGATCGGCAATGTATTCTACATGCAACGCTCTAAGAATATAATCTCAGTGTCAAGGAAACGAGATAACGCATTATTCTGAGAGAAATGGTGTTATTGCTATGCAAGTACGAGATTTTACGATATTTCTCTATTTACAAGACATTGGTATTTGTTCGGTAATCATAGtatgttaagaaaaataacaatataaagtttaaagcaaaaaaacttACAGCAGTAATACCTTCCAATATCAGATCCATGATTTTCCCAGCTGTGATCGTCAGTCGCTTTTGAGATCTGAGGATTACGAATAACAAAATTCGGCATTCGCTAATAGATAAATCGTACCAAACCGCTTCATACGCCGCATCGCCGATAGCCCTGCtctgaaaaagagagaaagattatAGACTACTTGTTACATGAGACTATAACACGTGACACATCGGAGGAACACAAAGATCTCCATTTGGATAAACGCAATCACAACACATATGGTTTAGTCATTtcgtacaattaaattataacaaattctaagatatttttatttgtattttatattatttgctttAACATCGGCGTTTTGCTCTTATTTGCCTtatgtttcaaatttaatttttatctatatctatatttatctactaatataacgataaaaatttataaaaataaaagtatatagcATGCTTACCTTAGTGCTCAAATATTCGCCGGcaaaacaaaatacaaaagcTTCTATGGTTACAGCCAGATatggaataataaattgtattaatatccCGGATTTACTCCTCATGTTCATACCTAAAGACTGGAACATTAAGACAGTTTTCGTTAGTGTTTTGTTTCAAACAAACTGTTTTATCGTGCTAATTAGTAATCCGATTCgcctcggtctaccctatacattttttaggcagaaatcggtaaccttTCCACCAatcttcgccaaattcaacaccaacctacctttaataatactctacccattaaaaaaaaataaacttgatatcccaaaatttgcggaaattaaagtaatcatgtagatttttttagatagaaatagacctatttattattagcaatgcTAATAATAaccttttattattagcaaggCTAATAATAacctctttattattagcaatttttctaattctattatattcttcagttttttctaccgctatttcatgtataattctttaaaacttGGTTAATCAGTttttgagttatagaaatttcggtaaatttggcacaaacacacacacacacacacatacggacattttataaaattacgattttccgacgttttagaacattctgaacgcACATTGGCATAAAAAactaagaaaacaattttttcttcggTTTCTTCTgcccttatttcatatataatttaaaatttagttgatTAGACCTAGCTTTATAtccgatcaaaggtccatatacgaagtttatgaaaataatgctTTCTCTATGAAGAAGCAAAAATGGCGAGAGCGTTGATGGATATCATAGCGTTGGAGCAACGGTGCACCAAATTAGCCTTATCCATCATCACGCAAATCGGTCCCGCAATCCTTCCAATCGTCATCCATCCCGACCAAAATATCCGCGAATATCCTACAACCGACCACCGATGTGTCTCTTAATTAAATCATCTCTCACATACAATCAAACATAGAGATCGAGAGATCAAGCCGACCAAGCGATCGCTAGGCTTACCGACAATTAAACCAAAGACTGAGTAGCTTCAGTATCGTCAGGGTGTAGTCCAGAGTGAGACCCAGACCGTCCACATCAGCTTCCTCAGACTGCTAAAATCGAGGTGCGCGTAGACATAAGAGTACTGAAAGTACTGCATCGCGACGAGGGTAGTCATGTAAAAGAGCCAGCAAACCGTCGCGTGCGAGGAGCCGGGCCACATGCCAATCAAATCGAGACCAATCTTCAGCAACGGGCTTACGTTGTCGACATAATAGTGTGTAACTTCACATTGAACCATCACTCCGGGAAACCGTGTGCACGTCTCGTCTCTCCTTCTAACGAGGTGAATAACGACTGTGTACGAGACGAGAAGTGGCGTCGCGAAGAAAACGATGACAATCGAGTCCTCCGGTCTAGCTTCGTGATGCACTCCTCTCCACGATGTCGCAAGGGAGGTAGAGCAATTTTACAGGGTAAAACCGCTACGTTTATGCTAGTAACGATCAATCGCAATTACCCATTTTGCTGTAATAAATTGTGCGACAAAGCAAGCTATAATTTGCGATGATGATCAACGATTGCGGGGTTCAgcgcgcaaaaaaaaagatacacgTGTATCTTTACGTTCAAATaaccatttttaaaaatgcaaacgCAGATAGTCGGCGTAGTcgataatttctttacaaaaaAGTTCTTTGAAAAAAGATCCTGTGTCTCTAATAGATctgaaaattgaatattttcaagCCATAAGATAAATTGCGCAAATAATGTACAGCATTTGTCATCAAATGGTAGgatatttacgtaaaaaaaaaaagaaatatcaccagataaaaagattaaaacgtAGACTGCGCATCGAACATAaaaagacataataaaaagatatatttattatattcttatgcaaataaaattttaatgttattattaaaatatgtatatatatgttcatacaATCCATTTTCTTCGCATAGGTTCAAAAAGTTCACAACGAAAAATTTATCACTGACGCGGAGCGTTGATTTAAAACTGTGGATACTATGGGAACAGATATGATACTTCTCCCGATTTAAATCGTAGCATGCAATACAGACATGTACGAGGCAGAAGCTTTCATGACCTAAGAAAAATTGGGTGATAGAAAAGAAACTTGGGAAATTAAGAGATTCGTCTACACAGTAGAACATTAAGAGATTCGTCTACACGTCTTACGCTCATAAATCCTTCCAAAGTAAGATCAAAGATTTTCCCCGCAGTAATTGTCAGTCGCTTCTGCGATCTcatcattataaataacataattcgACTGTTGGACGGTACCATGTTGTACCAAAGTGACTCATATATTGCGTCGCTAATCGATTTACTCTGAAAAGCGTGACCCGATTTCAGAACACGTGAATGAGACaatcatttaaatatcatttgttacacaatattatatctatCAATAAccattaacaaataataaacagcgtaatagaatttattaagaataaattctaaaaCTAGAACTATTATCAGAAAATATGTAgctataataacaaaataagttattatagctatatatttctaataacagtttttgttttaattaattatttattatttgcgacgttagaaataggaaaaaatacataatcaCAAATATTCTGCAGGCACGGAACATTCCTTTAATCACCTTGAAGCTTAAGAACTCCCCTGCGTAGCAGAATACGAAGACTTCTAATGTTTTTGCAATGTAAAGGAACATCGACTTTATTAAAACCATTGCACCTTTGTTGGTACTGAGAGTCTGCGAAAGAAGGCAAATTGTCGGTCGGAAGATCGAAAATCGAAACAATCGATTTTGCTTACAAGTATTATCATAAAGCCGCTGAAGCAGATGACTAAAGTATTCCACAGGAGTTGCAACAGCGCAATGGACGAAAATAGACTTTCGATGTCGTTCGATAAAGTAATAATCTTTTGGTGTCTATGAATGAGATTATTGATGATGAATAAAGATGTGCCAAGTTCGTCGTTGTTACTATGTACTTCCGTTATAACTTGCCGCATGATATCGACCTGGCCACCCACATGAATTAcctgtaaatataaaacagttgataataaattaaaaaaacaagtaTAGCACAAAACGTAAGTTTGtcaattgtttaataaacgctatatatttttaaaaattttaaatttattctactggacactacagacgcgcgcttcgcgcgcgctatttaactttaacattatgctattactgttacactattaactccttgatacacacaactgtcaaaatatacaatgacagctgcaaatgaagtaagcgcagcaagagaaccaatcggcatcgcggaaaagcgacaacaataaactttacatctcttttttagatatggaCATCTTTTATTGCTCCGTAAATTGTCTCGTATCTCTTATTATTAGCTTTTGTTTTAAACGTTAATAAGTTttcttattgaaaaaaaagcaaCTCATTTTTATCTACAATTACAGAGTGTTCTTGTATCTAAAATAGCAAAAAGGAATTTTATGGCTTATAATAAATCATTGTATACTTACCAATGTAGCGAGCAACCCATTAATCATACCAACCACAGAAGCTGACGacaatacgtaaaatatttgccCGGCAAGGATGCACTCGAAAAGCGGCGATTCCAGAGCCATAAAAGGAAACTCCATTTTTACCGGGAATGCTCGAGGACCTCCAGAATTGCTCATCATGCGAGCCGTGTAAACACCAATCGTTAAGAAAAAACCAGTTACAAGGTGGACGCCGATGAGCACAACGGAACAACGACGCGATTGATTTGCGACTGTCATCATGATGGAGTAATCATTGATAACACAATCATTCCAATCTCTATCCATTGCTGCCaagatattatagaatatccTGCAGAGAGTTCATCTTTTTATCGAAACGCTGCACGCGTTAAGGTaaaggtaccaatacccggacatgtacctatatccggacacctttattatttataagtataacgcgaattaaaatcaaagataaaagtattttttcttgtagtcTGAAACTTCAGTTATAATAGtcaaacgtttattttcataaatttatatttttttaaaggtatccaGACACAGATACGTGTCCAGGTATTGGTACATTTCCTATGCTTAAGTGTCcgggtattggtacctttACCTTAATCAGTTTTAtcatgaaagaaaagaagcctcaagaataaaaaaaaacgtttcaacatataactttatttagaaaatatttatagcaaatATTACCATCATTAATGGTCATATTTTTACGCTTAAATCGTAATGCGGTTTTATACACGTCTTAAAAAAATCCTTGACAACAAATATCGTTTGACAAATGaaacttatattaaaatatttcataaatgtcacaataaataatttatttctctctctctctctctctctctctctctctctctctctctctctctctctttctctctctacatttataacatttatatggTCACCTAAAAATGTCACCTTTTTCAGATATTACAATCAAGAACTTTACCTTCGGTTCCACCACAGAAAAAGCAGCTTAAGAAACGCGAGACTGTTCGCTAGGGTGAGACCCAAACAATCGGATAAAAGCGGAAGATTGCTTACGTCAAAATGCGCAACAACATAcgaatattgataatattgcgATACCAGCATCATCATCATGTACGAAGACCAATAGAGATTCGGGTAAGCCGAGTCCGGCCACATGCCGATAAAACGAAGACCGATTTCGACCAAGCGGCTAATGGTGGTTGCGCGTGTCATGGTCTTTTCAGAACTACCGGTATGGTAAAAATAGATAGTCACGTCAACGCGCAAAAAGCACACACAGAACGTTGTACTCTTCGCGTGTGacgaaaaaagtataatactGCAGAATAACCACAACGAAGACGATAAAGCGCGGGCAGTAACGATCAATTGTAATTGCGCTTCGTCGCATTAATTCTTGGAACCTCGcggatataatatatgaaagcGACGACGATGCCCGCTCCCCTTCTGAGGCAGTGACCAATTTAGTAGTTGCATGATGGCACATAATTGTTCtcaaaatgaatatttaactCGACTAAATGTCGGTTTCAGCTATATCcgatggaaaaaaattatgaagacATTAACGTTGCGGTGAATGCGGGACATATGTgcgaaaagagaaaagtgAAGAATATATTCCACtcttaaaaatatagtaaaatgtCTGATGTTTGAGAAACGACTGATGTTGCAATTACTTTTTGTTACGTTTACGTTTTGTCCCTTACTTATAGACTCGCTCACGTTTCGTTTCGCTTTGCTAAGTTTCCTCCTACAACCAATGCTCTCAGAGCAAGTACAAAAGCTAAACAAGAAAGATGAAATTCTCAGCATGCGATATAGAAATGTAAGTAATTGTCAACgacataaattacatttaattgtaatattaaaaaatcttgtaatattaaaaagcatgttaatataaaaagagaaagaaacagaTCAGAGATTgggtaattaaaataaaatcttattgaaaaaaaaatactttctaaacatatattcaatgaaatcttatatgtatattattagtCAAATACATGTttgcatgcgcgcgcgcgtgttctcttctttaaatatataataatgtatcataatattttaggTGAAAAGTCCACTTGATATGGAGTAACCATTaacaaag is a window of Temnothorax longispinosus isolate EJ_2023e chromosome 1, Tlon_JGU_v1, whole genome shotgun sequence DNA encoding:
- the LOC139819071 gene encoding odorant receptor 82a-like isoform X1; amino-acid sequence: MTRATTISRLVEIGLRFIGMWPDSAYPNLYWSSYMMMMLVSQYYQYSYVVAHFDVSNLPLLSDCLGLTLANSLAFLKLLFLWWNRRIFYNILAAMDRDWNDCVINDYSIMMTVANQSRRCSVVLIGVHLVTGFFLTIGVYTARMMSNSGGPRAFPVKMEFPFMALESPLFECILAGQIFYVLSSASVVGMINGLLATLVIHVGGQVDIMRQVITEVHSNNDELGTSLFIINNLIHRHQKIITLSNDIESLFSSIALLQLLWNTLVICFSGFMIILTLSTNKGAMVLIKSMFLYIAKTLEVFVFCYAGEFLSFKSKSISDAIYESLWYNMVPSNSRIMLFIMMRSQKRLTITAGKIFDLTLEGFMSVRRVDESLNVLLCRRIS
- the LOC139819071 gene encoding odorant receptor 82a-like isoform X2; protein product: MTRATTISRLVEIGLRFIGMWPDSAYPNLYWSSYMMMMLVSQYYQYSYVVAHFDVSNLPLLSDCLGLTLANSLAFLKLLFLWWNRRIFYNILAAMDRDWNDCVINDYSIMMTVANQSRRCSVVLIGVHLVTGFFLTIGVYTARMMSNSGGPRAFPVKMEFPFMALESPLFECILAGQIFYVLSSASVVGMINGLLATLVIHVGGQVDIMRQVITEVHSNNDELGTSLFIINNLIHRHQKIITLSNDIESLFSSIALLQLLWNTLVICFSGFMIILTLSTNKGAMVLIKSMFLYIAKTLEVFVFCYAGEFLSFKSKSISDAIYESLWYNMVPSNSRIMLFIMMRSQKRLTITAGKIFDLTLEGFMSVMKASASYMSVLHATI
- the LOC139819079 gene encoding odorant receptor 13a-like is translated as MTRATTISRSVEIGLRFIGMWPDSAYPNLYWSLYMTLILVSQYYQYSYVVAHFDLSNLPLLSDCLGLALANTLAFLKLLSLWWNRRIFYNILAAMDRDWNDCVINDHSTMMTVANQSRRCSVVLIGIHIVTGFFLSIGVYAARMMSNSGGPRAFPVKMELPLMALESPLFECILAGQMFYILSLASVVGMINALLATLIIHVGGQVDIMRQAVTEVHSSNDELGTSLSIINNLIHRHQKIITLSDDIESLFSSIALMQLLWNTLIICFTGFMIIIALSTNKGAMVLIKSIFLYIAKTLEVFVFCYAGEFLSFKSKSISDAIYESLWYNMVPSNSRIMLFIMMRSQKRLTITAGKIFDLTLEGFMSVMKASASYMSVLHATI